The genomic DNA GGTGTCCATGTTGCGGCTGCGCGCCAGCGCGACGAGCTGGAAGCGGCGCCCCTCGGCCTTGAGCCGCGCGAGCGCGCGCAGCAAGTCATACGAGCCCTTGGCGATGCCGAGCTTGCCGTACACCCCGATGATGGGGACCGAGGGGTCGATGGGGCGCGAGTTGGAGACCAGGTGCGGATGCTCGCGCTGCATGCGCGCGGCATGCAGGGGGATGTCCAGCGGGGCCACCTCCGGGTTGAAGCACGCGCGCGGCAGGTGGGAGGGAGGGCCGCGGTAGAGCGCCTCGGGGCGAACGCCCATGCCCAGGTAGGGATAGGGGCTGCCCGAGCAGATGCCATCGGCGCGGCGAAGGACCTCGCGGTAGGTGGTGGACAGGCCCAGGTGGTTCATGAGGCGGCCGACGTCGCTGCCCGCGTTGCGCACCAGATAGGGCACGCCGGTCCACGACGAGGCCAGGTGCGCCGCCACCCCGTAGGGCTCCAGGTAGTAGCTGTAGATCAAGTCGCAGCCATACCGACGCACCACCTCCGCCGCGCTGCCAGCCAGCTTGCCGGTGAAGGGATTCGACTGGGGGATGTGCGTGAGCGTCGGGGAGAGCGGCTCGGTGCCGTGGAGGTGCACGCGGCCTTGCCGGAACGAGGGCGCCAGCCACTCCCGGTCATCCTCGTCGAAGATGATGCGGTGCTCCGGCTCCACTTCGTCCGCGTTGGTGACGACGTGGACCTCGTGGCCCGCCTCGGCCAGCCCGCGTGCCATCCAATACGACTGGGCGCTCACCCCGCCTTGAATCGGCGGGTACTTCATGACGGCACAGATGCGCAAGCGATGCTCCTGTCTGACGGGCGCCCGACGTTCACTGCTCCATGCCGAAGTCCAGCATGAGGGCGCCCAGGCGGTAGAGGTCTCGGATGAGCTTCAGGCCCCCCGCTTCGGTCCGGTCCTTGTCCTCTGTCGAGCCCCGCGACGCGAGCCGAGCGAGCAGCTCCGCGGTGGTGCACTGGCCATCGCACAGCGCGAGCACCGTGGCCGTGCGCTCGTTGATGCCCATGGGCTGCACGTTGCGCCAGCCTGGGGCCTTGAGGAAGAGGATGAGGGTGGGCGTGGTGGCGACGTCCTCCAGCGAGGCGCCGCTCGTCACCCGGCGGATGGCTTCGATGACGTCACACCCGAAGCGCTCCACCTGCGTGTGGGCGCCCAGGCGGGGGCGCGCCGTGAGCAGCTCGGCGTCGGTGGGCTCCGGGCGCGCATCGCGCGCGGCGCGGGCGGCCAGCGCGCTCTCCACCGGCGGCTGCGTGGAGTAGAGGCTCAGCTGCGCGCGCTCGAAGCGGGCGATGTCTCGCAGGTGCGCGAGCTGGAACTCGCCGTCGGCGAACATCCGCTCCACCAGGTCGAGCAGCCAGAAGCCATCGCGCACGGAGCGATTGGGGAACTCCCGTGACTCACGGGGCAGGTACGTGGTGACGAAGCGGGTGGTGAGGCCGTGCAGCAGCCGCTCCTTCTGGAGCAGCTTGAGGGTCGCCGGGGCGATCTTGGCCAGCAGCGCGAAGCGCTTGGCGGAGACCTCGCGCCCGAACAGGTCGATGTGCGCGGGGCCCGCCTGGAGCAGCGCCTCGGTGGCGGGGGCGCTCAGCTCCAGCGAGGCACACGTCGCGGCCGGCGCCTCCAGGAAGCGCTGGCGCAGGCCCGGGTCCACGATGAGGCGGGCCAGCGCGGCCTGGAAGCGCGGCTCATCCACGGGCAGGAGGGCAGGGGATGCGTCCAACTCCGGGGGAAGCGCGGCGGGAGCGGGAGCCTCCACGGCGCCTCGGCGTCCGAGGATCTCCCGGGCGTGCTCGATGTCCTGGAGCATCTCCTGGAACTCCGAGGGGAAGTTCTGGTCCCGCTCAATCAGCACGGCGCGCACGGGGCTGCGAGCGACGACGTACTCCAGCAGGCGCCACACCTCGGGGTGCGCGTCGACGGACTGGCTGTGGCTGTCCACCCAGCGTCCGCCGTGCTTCTCGCCCCCCGCCAGGTGGATCTGGATGACGCGGTCCAGCGGGAGCGCCTCCAGGAAGGCGTAAGGGTCGTACCGGTGGTTCTGGGAGTTGATGAAGACGTTGGTGAGGTCCAGCAGGAGGCCGCAGTCCGCCTCGGTGACGACGCGCGACACGAAGGCCTGCTCGGTCATCGGGCTGGGGAAGGCGAAGCTGTAGGAGACGTTCTCCAAGAGGAAAGGCACGCCCAGCAGCCGCTGGATGTCACGGGCCTTCCGGGCCGCGCGGCGCGCGGCGGCCTCCGTGAACGGCAGCGGCGTGAGCTGGCCGATCTCGAAGCCCCCTGCCTTCGTCATGCACAGGTGGTCGCTGTAGAACGGCGCGCGCAGCGTGCGCACCAGCTCGGCGACCTCGTCACAGTATTGAAGGTCGAGCGGCCCCTCGGTCCCGACGGACAGCTCGAGACCATGGGGGACGAGCGCCTGTCGGCCCTTCATGGCCCTGGCGCGCTCGATGCTCTCCGGCACGGAGCGGAGGTAGCGGTCGGCGATCAGCTCGAACCAGTCGATCCGATCCAGATGCCTCGACTGCTCCTTCTGTAGCTCCGGCCGAAAGCCGATGCCGACACCCAGGAATGGCAGTTCACGCAGAGAGACCACAGGCGTCGGCGTACGGGCGTTTGATCAGGCGTTGGTCTCGGACGTGCCCGTGCAGCCACACAGACAGCCGCTGCCGCAGAAGCAGCTGAAACAGACGGCCTCGCTGTTGGAGTAGGTATAGCCAGGGCCGCAGTCGAGCATCTCCAGCTTGAACTCTTCGGTCTCGACGTTCTGCGGAGACCGAGCCGACTGAGACTTGGGGAGTGAGCTGATATTGTTCATGGTGAAGACGAATCTCTCTCGAGGTGCGACTCTCTGTCAAGAAGGATTCACTGGGGGAGGGGTCGCTCTTGAACCAGGCTCATCCGAGGATTGACGCGTCAGCGTGACTCGCTTGCGTTGGATTGACGCGCAAGCGGGGCGCCCGTGCGGCCTTGAACCCTCGAGTGCCCCTGGGGTCGAGCGTGGCGCTCCGCTTGCTATGGGGGTCCAGGGCCTCGAACTGGAGACGCCCATGCCCAAACACTTGCGTCTGATTCCTACCGCGGAGGTTGTTCCCGCGGAGCGCCGTCGTCCGTCCCGCGTGTCGCCTCCCGAGGAGACGCCGGAGGACACCTCCGAGGACTTGCGAAACGCGAGAGACCTCGGCGCGGAGCTGCTGGCCTCGGGCGACCTGGAGGGTTCGCTCGCGGCCTTCCGTGAAGCGGTGCGCCTGGCTCCCGACGGGCTCACCTACCGGCAGAAGGTGGCGGAGCTGCTGCAGAGGATGGGGAGGACCCGGGAGGCCCTCGCCGAGTATCAGGTCCTCGCCGAATCCTGGTCCAGGACGGGCTGGGTGCTGCGCGCCATCGCGGTGTGCAAGGTCATGCTCCAACTCGACCTGAGACACGCCTGGGCCCGGAGCCTGCTCGAGGAGCTCCAGGCTCGGCGTGGTCTGCCCCACGCTTCGTCGCGGGACCCCCTCCCTCCGTGCGCCGTGGACACGAAGCCGGAGCGCTTGCTCGTGTCGGACCTCGAGGAGGCCCGGAAGGGGGCGCTGCGAGGCAGTCCCGTGTTCTCGGGGCTGTCTCCATCGTTGCGTGGCGCGGTCGAGGACTCGCTGGAGCCTGTCGTGCTCCAGGCAGGTGAGCGGATCCTGAACCGAGGCGAGGCGGCGCAGGCCCTCTTCGTGCTCCTGCGCGGCCGATGCTCGGTGTTCCACCCGCACCTGGATGGTCACGAGACGGCCTATGTGGAGCTGAAGGAGGGCGATGTGTTCGGCGAGATTTCACTGCTGCGCAGCAAGCTGGTGACGGCCTCGGTCCGGACGGTCACCGCCTGTCTGCTGATGAAGCTGGAGCGCTCGCGGTTCGATTGGCTCCTCCAGGAGGCTCCGGGGCTGCGCCTCGAGCTGCTGCGACTGGGCGCCGGGCGCCTGTCTCGCACCTCCGACCTATTGTCCAGGCGGTGACGCGCCCCATGGGCGAAGCCTCGCCCCGGACTCCCTCGTGGACGGCAAGCCTTGCCGTCCTCCGGCGAGCCTTGCCGCCCCATTCGTTCGGATTCCCAGCAAGGCTTGCCGGAGCGCCAGGGCCCTCAGAGGGAGAGGCCGCTGGCACCCCCGTTGCTCAGGGGCCAACCCGCTCTGCCCCGCTGCGCCACATCCCGTGGCGTCACGCGCGGGAGCGTTCCGATGTCGCACTGGAAAGGGTTGGGACGATGAACCGGATGAATGTGATGAAGCGCTGGTGTCTGGCCATGCCGCTGGCGGCCTTCGCGGTGGGCTGTGGCGTGGAGCAGGAGGACCTGGGCGCCGAGGGGGCCCCGGCGCCCGTGGCGGAGGTCCCCTCGGAGGAGACGGGCGCGGTGGCCCAGGCCGTCGGCGTCGAGAACGCCTACTGGTGGGGGACCTCGGCCAACGGCTACACGTCCACCAACATCGGGTCGATGACGGGCCGGACGTGCTTCCTCTCCGGGCTGCAAGGCAACATGAAGCCGGCCGTGGCGGGGCGCTGGGCCACCGGCGGCGTGCTCCAGTCCGCGGGCGACTACATCCTGTTCGTGAGCCACAACAACAGCAAGGCGCTGGGCGTGGGCGTGCAGTGCATCTACACGTCGGCCGGCCGGACGACGGAGATGTCCTGGGCCCAGGGCCAGGCGGCGAGGCTGCTCGGCGCCGTGACGGCGCAGCGCCGGTGCTTCCTCACGCAGGTGACGGCGTCGGGCGGCTTCACGTCGAACTCCGACTACGTGCGCGTGTGGAACGACGGCATCAACTGGTACCTGGGTGGCAACCTGTCGGGCGCCGGTGGCGGCCGGGCCGTCTGCGTGAACGTGCCCGAGGACCATGGCGGCTGGCTGTGGATCGCCGGCGACCCGGGCGGCTTCACGGAGACGCTGGCGTACAACCCGGGCGGCGTCGCGTGTGCGCTCTCCGGCGTGGGCGGGAAGTTCGATGACAACAGCTTCACCGACGGCGTGAGCGTCGACTACAACGCGGGCACGCGCTACTGGGAGATGTCCGTCATGAACGGCAAGCGCGGCTGGGGCAACTGCGTGAAGTAGTGCGCGGCCAGGGATGCCGGGCCTCCACCCTGGGAAGCCCGGCGTCCTCGCGTCAGCGCTCGTCTCAGAGACTCTGGAAGCCGTGAATCGTGGCGCCCAGGGTGCTGCCTTCGGCGTTGGAACACTGGACGTGCCAGCGAATCAGTTCGAAGGGCCCGGGCGCCGGCTGCGTGGCGGGGTTGCCCAGGTGGAGCGTCCCGAAGTCGACCGACGGGGGATAGGTGCCGCTGCTCCACAGCTCCGTGGTGGCCCAACCGAAGTTGTTGAGCCCCGTGGTCGTCACCACGCACGAGTCGGCGCCCACGCTCTCGTAGCGCTGGGACACCGTCGTGTTGGGGGCCCAGCTGAACCGGTTCGTGTTGATGCGGGTGCTCGCTCCGGAGAACTCCTGCGGGACATTGCCCGTGCTCGTGCTCTGGATGACCCAGACCACCTTGGAGACGCCTCGCAGGATGGTCGCCGTGATCTGGGTGGTGGCGGAGCGCGTGTTGGCGGCATTCGCGCACTCCAGCACCCACCGGTACTGGCCCGACGTCTGAGGCGCCGTGGGCACCGTGTCGTTGGGCGTGAGGTTGAGGTTCTGGGAAAGCAGGACGTTGTTCCGATAGGTCTTGATGGAGCAGCGCGCCGCGCCGGCCGAGCCATAGCGCAGGATGAACGGGTCGGTGTTGTATTGCTGGAAGTGGCTGGCGAGGCCGTTGTTTCCGAGCGCCACCGTGGGCTGGGAAATCACGGACTGCAGCTGTAGATTGGGCATCGTCGCGGTGGAGCCGGAGTTCGTCACGTGGCGCGCCCGGACCGCCTGTTCAATCTGCGCGGGGGTCGTCAGTCCTTGCGATTCCGCGAGGAACGCGGCGAGGCCCGCGACGTGCGGCGCCGCCATCGACGTACCGGACAGGTCGGCGTAGCCCCCGGGCCACGTCGAGCGGATGACCTGACCGGGTGCCCACGTCTCCACGCACCGGCCGTAGTTCGAGCCCGCGCCATCACCCGCGAGCGGCTGGTTGCGAATGTGGTCCACGCCCGCCAACTGCTGGACGGGCTGTGCATTGTTGTCGATGGCGCCGACGACCATGATTCCGTCGCTGGGGCTCGGCGTGTTGAAGGAATAGTTGCACGCGTCCCGGTGGTCGTTCCCGGCGGACTGGGCGATGAACGCGCCGGGATATCCCACGGACGGGTTCGGCGTCGCGAGGACCCGCAGCTTGTCGCCGAGGGCCCTGCCTTCCTTGAAGTCGGGGCCGTTCATCGAGATGTTGATGATGCCGACCGTGCCGGAGGCGAGGATGCGCTCGTAGACGAGGTCCAGCCCCAACCCGATTCCCACGGTGTTCCCGCCGGACGAGCAGGTCGTGACGCCCGGGTCGTTCTGTCCGACGGCCACCGAGACGATGCGCGCCCCCTTGTTGACGCCCACCACTCCGCCCTGGGGCGTGGGCCTGGCGCCGATGATTCCCGCCACATGCGTCGCGTGCGGATAGCAGCCCGTGGGGGAGTTTCCGGGCATGGCCACGAGCCGCTCGACGAACGGGAGGTTCGAGTGAGGCGCCACGCCGGTGTCGAGCACGTAGACGGTGCGCGAGCCATTGCTCGTCTGCGACCCACCGACGGCTTGGATGCCCCAGGGAATCACGGTCGTCGTGCCGGAGTTGCTCCACACGGCGCTGAAGTCCACGGGGGCATCCTCGGTCAGCCGCTTGACGCGAGGGTCCTTGCTCAGCCGCTCCACCTGCTCCTCGGTGAGATAGGCCGAGAAGCCCTTGCCGACGTGGCTGATGAGGTTCGTGGGGGTGACCGCGTGCGCCAGCCTCAAGTCATTGACCAGGTGCCGGGTCGGCAGGTCGTGGTGGCTGTCGAAGCCGTCGGCCGGGGGCGCTGCCTTCGCCAGGAACGCGTGCGCCGCGGAGTCCTCCAGGTCGACGAGGTAATGCGCTCGGCCCCGCGCATCGCGCATCAACCCCACGCGGTCCTGCTGTGCACGGAAGACAGGCGCTTCCGCCAGCGACGTGGTGCTCGACAAACCCGCGACCAATGCGACGACACTTCTCCAGTGAGACATCGGGAACCCCTTTCAAGGTGGACCCGACCTCCCTAACAACAGGAATGCGCGGACAACCATCCGCCAGATGAACGCAGGGTCCGTCTGTTGAATCGTCGCCCTGTTTTCTCAAACGCCGAGCTTCAGGAGCCCTGGATGGGAGTCAGTCCTCCTTTGTTGGCTCGGCGGGAAAGGCGCGTGTGAGCCGGGCAATCGCCCCGGGCAGGCCGCGCACGCGCAGCTTCCGGCCGTGCTCGTCGTACGCCTCGGCCAGCACGGTGGTGTGCTCATACACCTCGCCGATGCGTCCCTGGCTTGAGTAGGGGATGCTCAGCTGGGCCTCCACCATGGACGCCTCGAAGAAGCGCAGGATGTCCAGCCGCAGCCCGGCGACGTCCTCGGGGCGGTGGGCGGACAGCAGCACCGCCTCAGGATGCTCGGCGCGCAGGGCGTCGCGCGCGGCCTCATCCAACCGGTCGCACTTGTTGAGCAGCAGCTTGCTCGGCACCACGTCCGCGCCAATCTCTCGCAGCACGGACCGGGTGACCTCCAGCTGGGCGGGCCACGTCGGATCGGACGCGTCCACCACGTACAGCAGCAGCGACGCCTCCAGCGCCTCGTCCAGGGTGGAGCGGAACGAGGCGACCAGGTCGTGCGGCAGCTTCTGGATGAAGCCCACGGTGTCCGAGACGAGCACGCGGGGGCGCGTCTCCGGGTGCAGCGCGCGCACGGTGGTGTCCAGGGTGGCGAAGAGCTGGTCGGCGACCAGGACCTCGCTCCCCGTGAGGGCGCGCATCATCGAGGACTTGCCCGCGTTGGTGTAGCCGACCAGGGCCACCCGGAGCTGCTCGCGGCGGGCGTACCGACGCTGGTCCTGCTCCTTCTCGATGGCGGCGAGCCCCGCGCGCAGCTCCGCGAGCCGGTCGCGAATCTTCCGCCGGTCCAGCTCCACCGCGGAGTCACCCGAGCCGCGCCCCTGCTGGCGCTCGCTCCCGCCCGAGGACTCCCGGAGCCGGGGCGCCAGGTAGCTGAGCCGGGCAATCTCCACCTGCATGCGGGCCTCGTGGCTGCGCGCGTGCCGGTGGAAGATGTCGACGATGACGCCGGTGCGGTCCATCACCGGGACGCCGGTGGCCTTCTCCAGGTTGCGAAGCTGGCTGGGGGAGAGCTCGTGGTCCACCACCACCATCGTGGGGCGGGGACCGCTCGCGTCCAGCCCGGTCTCGGACGTCTCCTCGTCTTCCGCGTCGAAGTCCTCCTCGTCCTCCACGGGGGCGTCCGCTCCCTCGGGGGGCTCGCCCGTGGGCTCGGGGGCGGCCTCCTCGGTGCCCTCCTCCTCGGCGGCCTCCCACTTCGCGCGGGCCTTGCTGGTCCTGTCGCGCGCACCCGACGACACGACGCCCGGGCCGCCGGTGAGCGCGGCCAGATCCTTGAGCTTCCCCTTGCCGAGCACCGTCCCGGTGGCGAGCGCGCCCCGGCGTTGGCTCACCGTGGCGACGGCGTCGTAGCCCAGGGTGTGCACCAGTCGCTTCAACTCCGCGAGGTCCGCGGCGTGCTCCGTGTCCGACACGGTGGGGAACTGGACGCCCACGAGGATGACAGGCGGGCGGGGGGTGGGCGGCGTCTTCGACATGAGGCCCTCGTAGCACGGTGCGGGCCCAGGGTGGGGTGAAGCTGAACCCCCTCCAGGCGCCGTGGAGACACTCGCAAAGCCTTGTCTGCACTTGGAATCACAGGCTCAAGACAGGATTGACACACGCCGACGGCGCGCCCGGGGTCGTGTCTGACATGGCATGGGACTGGGAGTCCGGGTCTGTCTGTATGAGGACGAAGGGGTTGTCGTGGATTGTAGTTGTGCAGCCTCGCTGCGCTGAACGGGCTCCGACTGATTGAAAGGCGAAATCCGCTGCTCGTACTTTGGGTGTGCGTGTAGAAGGCGCTTGCCCTTTCCCGGGGCCCTTCCACCAAAGGCATGGCCGTGAATAGACGATTGGCATTGCTCCTGTCGGGGCTCGCCCTGGCTGCGTGTTCCGAGCCGGAGACGAGCGAGACCCAGGACTCCGCGACCCAGGCGCAGGAGTTGCCCGGGGACCCCATTTGCAAGTGGACCCCCGCCGCCGCCACCGCGCTCCCCGCCGCGGCCACGAGACGCTTCACGGGCGCCGCGAGCTCCCGAGCGGGCGCGTCGCTCGCCGCGGGCGATTTGAATGGAGACGGCATCCCCGAGCTCGTCGTGGGCGCGCCGGGCATCGGCACCACGTCGGCGCTCAAGGGCTACACCCACGTCGTTCCCCTGGGGCAACCTTTGCCCCACCTCTTGGACATCCGCTTCTATTCGACGCGCTACGAAGGAGAGGTGGCCTCGAATCGCCTGGGCACCTCCGTCGCGGTGGGAGACTTCGTCGCGGGCGGCCCGAGCGATCTGCTCATGGGCGCCCCGGGGTTCACCACCGCGCAAGGCATTGCCTATCCAGTCGACGGCAACACCATCTTCGGTGGAGACCGGCCGCTCACCGCGACGAGCCATCGCTTGCGGGGCGTGACGACCTCTCCGGAGCAGGCGGGGACCGCGCTGGCGGTGGGAGACATCACGGGAGACGGGACTCCCGACGTCATCGTGGGGGCGCCCTTCTTCGACTCGTCCGTG from Myxococcus guangdongensis includes the following:
- the hflX gene encoding GTPase HflX is translated as MSKTPPTPRPPVILVGVQFPTVSDTEHAADLAELKRLVHTLGYDAVATVSQRRGALATGTVLGKGKLKDLAALTGGPGVVSSGARDRTSKARAKWEAAEEEGTEEAAPEPTGEPPEGADAPVEDEEDFDAEDEETSETGLDASGPRPTMVVVDHELSPSQLRNLEKATGVPVMDRTGVIVDIFHRHARSHEARMQVEIARLSYLAPRLRESSGGSERQQGRGSGDSAVELDRRKIRDRLAELRAGLAAIEKEQDQRRYARREQLRVALVGYTNAGKSSMMRALTGSEVLVADQLFATLDTTVRALHPETRPRVLVSDTVGFIQKLPHDLVASFRSTLDEALEASLLLYVVDASDPTWPAQLEVTRSVLREIGADVVPSKLLLNKCDRLDEAARDALRAEHPEAVLLSAHRPEDVAGLRLDILRFFEASMVEAQLSIPYSSQGRIGEVYEHTTVLAEAYDEHGRKLRVRGLPGAIARLTRAFPAEPTKED
- a CDS encoding cyclic nucleotide-binding domain-containing protein, which produces MPKHLRLIPTAEVVPAERRRPSRVSPPEETPEDTSEDLRNARDLGAELLASGDLEGSLAAFREAVRLAPDGLTYRQKVAELLQRMGRTREALAEYQVLAESWSRTGWVLRAIAVCKVMLQLDLRHAWARSLLEELQARRGLPHASSRDPLPPCAVDTKPERLLVSDLEEARKGALRGSPVFSGLSPSLRGAVEDSLEPVVLQAGERILNRGEAAQALFVLLRGRCSVFHPHLDGHETAYVELKEGDVFGEISLLRSKLVTASVRTVTACLLMKLERSRFDWLLQEAPGLRLELLRLGAGRLSRTSDLLSRR
- a CDS encoding S8 family serine peptidase produces the protein MSHWRSVVALVAGLSSTTSLAEAPVFRAQQDRVGLMRDARGRAHYLVDLEDSAAHAFLAKAAPPADGFDSHHDLPTRHLVNDLRLAHAVTPTNLISHVGKGFSAYLTEEQVERLSKDPRVKRLTEDAPVDFSAVWSNSGTTTVIPWGIQAVGGSQTSNGSRTVYVLDTGVAPHSNLPFVERLVAMPGNSPTGCYPHATHVAGIIGARPTPQGGVVGVNKGARIVSVAVGQNDPGVTTCSSGGNTVGIGLGLDLVYERILASGTVGIINISMNGPDFKEGRALGDKLRVLATPNPSVGYPGAFIAQSAGNDHRDACNYSFNTPSPSDGIMVVGAIDNNAQPVQQLAGVDHIRNQPLAGDGAGSNYGRCVETWAPGQVIRSTWPGGYADLSGTSMAAPHVAGLAAFLAESQGLTTPAQIEQAVRARHVTNSGSTATMPNLQLQSVISQPTVALGNNGLASHFQQYNTDPFILRYGSAGAARCSIKTYRNNVLLSQNLNLTPNDTVPTAPQTSGQYRWVLECANAANTRSATTQITATILRGVSKVVWVIQSTSTGNVPQEFSGASTRINTNRFSWAPNTTVSQRYESVGADSCVVTTTGLNNFGWATTELWSSGTYPPSVDFGTLHLGNPATQPAPGPFELIRWHVQCSNAEGSTLGATIHGFQSL
- a CDS encoding DUF692 domain-containing protein, which codes for MVSLRELPFLGVGIGFRPELQKEQSRHLDRIDWFELIADRYLRSVPESIERARAMKGRQALVPHGLELSVGTEGPLDLQYCDEVAELVRTLRAPFYSDHLCMTKAGGFEIGQLTPLPFTEAAARRAARKARDIQRLLGVPFLLENVSYSFAFPSPMTEQAFVSRVVTEADCGLLLDLTNVFINSQNHRYDPYAFLEALPLDRVIQIHLAGGEKHGGRWVDSHSQSVDAHPEVWRLLEYVVARSPVRAVLIERDQNFPSEFQEMLQDIEHAREILGRRGAVEAPAPAALPPELDASPALLPVDEPRFQAALARLIVDPGLRQRFLEAPAATCASLELSAPATEALLQAGPAHIDLFGREVSAKRFALLAKIAPATLKLLQKERLLHGLTTRFVTTYLPRESREFPNRSVRDGFWLLDLVERMFADGEFQLAHLRDIARFERAQLSLYSTQPPVESALAARAARDARPEPTDAELLTARPRLGAHTQVERFGCDVIEAIRRVTSGASLEDVATTPTLILFLKAPGWRNVQPMGINERTATVLALCDGQCTTAELLARLASRGSTEDKDRTEAGGLKLIRDLYRLGALMLDFGMEQ